From Coturnix japonica isolate 7356 chromosome 1, Coturnix japonica 2.1, whole genome shotgun sequence, the proteins below share one genomic window:
- the PANX1 gene encoding pannexin-1, with protein MAIAHIATEYVFSDFLLKEPPETRYKGLRLELALDKIVTCIAVGLPLLLISLAFAQEVSIGAQISCFAPSSFSWRQAAYVDSYCWAAVQQKQPAYNNLENIPLWLHKFFPYILLLVAILLYLPCLFWRFTAAPHLSSDLKFIMEELDKAYNRAIKAANSVRSGDPRDPADFIPAANENVTQSLWEISESHFKYPIVEQYLKTKKNSKCLIIKYIFCRLLTLVIIFVACLYLGYYISLSSLSDEFLCTIKTGILKNDTTVPEVVQCKLIAVGVFKVLSYINLIVYLLVMPLVVYAMFVPFRWNSGILKVYEILPTFDVLKLKSKSLDDLSLYILFLEENVSELKSYKCLKVLENIAVSEKFDVMQLLINLGTIKTDTIDGKPGTAVAGKPEETTVEELEKDATELQVLADRDASGHVSPKEDKKLRQRLIDSSC; from the exons ATGGCCATCGCACACATCGCCACCGAGTACGTCTTCTCCGACTTCTTGCTGAAGGAGCCGCCCGAGACTCGCTATAAAGGGCTGCGGCTGGAGCTGGCGCTGGATAAGATCGTCACCTGCATCGCCGTGGGGCTGCCGCTGCTCCTCATCTCCCTCGCCTTTGCCCAGGAGGTCTCCATCG gtgCCCAGATAAGCTGCTTTGCCCCCAGCTCCTTCTCCTGGCGCCAGGCTGCCTACGTGGATTCCTAttgctgggcagcagtgcagcagaagcagccagCCTACAACAACCTGGAGAACATTCCCCTCTGGCTCCATAAA ttcttCCCATACATCCTTCTGCTCGTGGCCATCCTGCTGTACCTACCATGCCTGTTCTGGCGCTTCACGGCAGCACCTCACCTCTCTTCAGACCTGAAATTCATCATGGAAGAACTTGACAAAGCCTATAACAGAGCAATCAAAGCTGCTAATAGTGTCCGTAGTGGAGACCCCAGGGACCCCGCTGACTTCATTCCAGCTGCTAATGAAAACGTGACACAGAG cTTGTGGGAAATCTCTGAAAGCCACTTTAAATACCCGATTGTGGAGCAGTACTTGAAGACAAAGAAGAATTCCAAATGCTTAATAATCAAATACATCTTCTGCCGCTTACTCACTCTCGTGATTATCTTCGTTGCCTGCCTCTATCTGGGCTACTACATCAGCCTCTCCTCTTTGAGCGACGAGTTTCTCTGCACCATCAAAACAGGGATCTTAAAGAATGACACGACTGTTCCAGAAGTGGTTCAGTGCAAGCTGATTGCTGTTGGTGTCTTCAAGGTGCTCAGCTACATTAACCTGATAGTTTATCTCCTTGTGATGCCGCTGGTGGTGTACGCAATGTTTGTTCCCTTCCGCTGGAATTCGGGCATTCTCAAAGTGTATGAAATCCTGCCAACTTTCGACGTTCTGAAGCTGAAGTCCAAGAGTTTAGATGACTTAAGCCTTTACATCCTCTTTCTTGAGGAAAACGTGAGTGAGCTGAAATCATATAAATGCCTCAAAGTGCTGGAGAATATTGCGGTTTCTGAGAAGTTTGATGTCATGCAACTTTTGATAAACCTTGGTACAATTAAGACAGATACTATTGATGGGAAGCCAGGGACGGCTGTGGCGGGGAAGCCAGAGGAGACAACTGtagaagagctggaaaaagatGCAACAGAGCTACAAG TTTTGGCAGACCGTGATGCAAGTGGCCACGTGAGCccaaaagaagataaaaagcttCGCCAAAGACTTATCGACTCTTCGTGTTGA